A single genomic interval of Antechinus flavipes isolate AdamAnt ecotype Samford, QLD, Australia chromosome 1, AdamAnt_v2, whole genome shotgun sequence harbors:
- the LOC127538411 gene encoding spliceosome-associated protein CWC15 homolog, protein MTTAARPTFEPARGGRGKGEGDLSQLSKQYSSRDLPSHTKIKYRQTTQDAPEEVCNRDFRRELEERERAAAREKNRDRPIREHTTSSSVSKKPRLDHIPAAYLDADDPLTDEDDKNEDFEEESDDDDTAALLAELEKIKKERAEEQARKEQEEKAEEERIRMENILSGNPLLNLTGPSQPQANFKVKRRWDDDVVFKNCAKGVVELKRDRRFVNDTLRSEFHKKFMEKYIK, encoded by the coding sequence ATGACCACAGCAGCAAGGCCTACATTTGAACCTGCAAGAggtggaagagggaaaggggaaggtgaTTTAAGTCAGCTTTCAAAACAATACTCAAGCAGAGATCTACCTTctcatacaaagataaaatacagACAAACCACTCAGGATGCTCCAGAAGAGGTTTGCAACCGTGATTTCAGGCGAGaactagaagagagagagagagctgctgcaagagaaaaaaacagagatcGTCCAATTAGAGAGCACACAACTTCATCTTCTGTGTCTAAGAAACCTCGGTTAGATCATATTCCTGCAGCCTACCTTGATGCAGATGATCCCCTAACAGatgaagatgacaaaaatgagGATTTTGAGGAAGAAAGTGATGATGATGACACTGCAGCTCTACtggcagaactagaaaaaataaaaaaagaaagagctgaAGAACAAGCTCGGAAGGAACAAGAAGAAAAGGCTGAAGAAGAGAGAATTCGGATGGAAAATATCCTTAGTGGAAACCCTCTCCTAAATCTCACTGGTCCCTCTCAGCCTCAGGCCAACTTCAAAGTAAAGAGAAGGTGGGATGATGATGTTGTCTTTAAGAACTGTGCCAAAGGAGTAGTTGAGCTGAAAAGAGACAGAAGATTTGTAAATGATACCCTTCGATCAGAATTTCACAAAAAGTTCATGGAGAAATATATCAAATAG